A single Populus alba chromosome 7, ASM523922v2, whole genome shotgun sequence DNA region contains:
- the LOC118043509 gene encoding somatic embryogenesis receptor kinase 1 — translation MWRLKGREFRTCLAVLILVTFLLSTIFANEEGDALYIFRKNLQDPNNIMASWNRTDKNPCNWMYVTCNSLDSVVRLDMANASLSGQLVPQLALLSNLQYLELYANNLNGHIPVYLENLTNLVSLELYTNNFDGPIPDALGKLSKLRFLRLNSNNLSGSIPMSLTNLYSLQVLDLSSNSLSGPVPQNGSFSLFTAVSYTNNLDLCGPITEKPCPGVSSPDGDSKPNIGAIVGGVVAVWYYYLLLW, via the exons ATGTGGAGGCTGAAGGGGAGAGAGTTTAGGACTTGTCTTGCTGTGTTGATTCTAGTAACATTCCTCTTGTCAACGATTTTCGCCAATGAGGAAG GCGATGCTCTGTATATCTTTCGGAAAAATCTGCAAGATCCTAACAATATCATGGCCAGTTGGAATCGTACAGACAAGAACCCCTGCAACTGGATGTATGTTACATGCAACAGCTTGGATAGTGTTGTCAGACT TGATATGGCAAATGCATCATTATCTGGTCAACTGGTTCCACAGCTTGCACTGCTTTCAAATTTGCAGTATTT GGAACTTTATGCTAACAACTTAAATGGACATATTCCTGTTTATCTTGAGAACCTGACGAACTTGGTGAGCTTGGAACTTTACACCAACAATTTCGATGGTCCCATTCCAGACGCATTGGGAAAGCTGTCCAAACTACGATTCCT CCGACTCAACAGCAACAACCTGTCAGGTTCAATACCTATGTCACTGACTAACCTCTACTCCTTGCAAGTCTT GGATCTATCCAGTAACAGCCTATCAGGACCTGTTCCACAAAATGGCTCATTTTCATTGTTTACTGCCGTCAG TTATACAAATAACTTGGATCTATGCGGGCCAATTACTGAGAAGCCTTGCCCTGGAGTTTCTAGTCCGGATG GAGACAGTAAGCCCAATATTGGAGCAATAGTTGGAGGGGTGGTTGCTGTGTGGTATTACTATTTGCTGCTCTGGTAA